One genomic window of Pseudanabaena sp. FACHB-2040 includes the following:
- the coaD gene encoding pantetheine-phosphate adenylyltransferase gives MIAIYPGSFDPITFGHLDIITRGSRLFDRVIVVVSSNPNKTPLFSTEKRIEQIKLSVRHLPNIEVDCYDGLTVTYARMCNAQVLLRGLRVLSDFEKELQMAHTNKTLSDDIETLFMSTSTEYGFLSSSLVKEIARFGGPVDHFVPHHVARDIYQCYAQTPPAPTPGKTEPLIPLPMPLDRQPSSPLPEG, from the coding sequence TTGATTGCCATTTACCCCGGTAGCTTTGACCCCATCACCTTCGGGCATTTAGATATTATTACCCGAGGCAGTCGGCTGTTTGACCGGGTGATTGTGGTCGTTTCCAGCAATCCTAACAAAACGCCTCTATTCTCAACCGAAAAACGAATTGAGCAGATTAAGCTATCTGTGCGCCATCTGCCCAACATTGAGGTTGACTGCTACGACGGATTGACCGTAACCTACGCCAGGATGTGCAACGCGCAGGTTTTGCTGCGGGGGCTGCGGGTGCTGTCGGACTTTGAAAAAGAGCTACAAATGGCCCACACCAACAAAACTCTGTCCGACGATATTGAAACCCTATTTATGTCGACCTCCACTGAGTACGGGTTTCTCAGCAGCAGCCTGGTCAAGGAAATTGCCCGATTTGGCGGGCCTGTCGATCATTTTGTCCCCCACCATGTCGCGAGAGATATCTACCAATGTTACGCCCAGACCCCACCCGCCCCCACTCCCGGCAAAACGGAGCCGCTGATCCCGCTGCCGATGCCACTGGACAGGCAGCCTTCTTCTCCACTGCCGGAGGGGTAG
- a CDS encoding GNAT family N-acetyltransferase codes for MRQAFKTVWLRDWQPSDRDQAFQVIAAVLAEYGLTCEPTGSDQDAYAVEVHYLERGGEFWVVEQQGQIVGTAGYYPIERGERAVEIRKMYLLPSVRGQGLGRYLLNLLEQAIAQRGFKQIWIETASVLKEAVVLYETSGYQPISGVETARCDRAYIKHLPTS; via the coding sequence ATGCGTCAGGCATTTAAAACAGTTTGGCTGCGAGACTGGCAGCCCTCAGATCGAGACCAAGCTTTTCAAGTTATTGCAGCAGTTTTAGCGGAGTATGGGCTGACCTGTGAACCCACAGGCAGCGACCAGGATGCCTACGCAGTCGAGGTACACTACCTGGAGAGGGGCGGCGAGTTTTGGGTAGTGGAGCAGCAGGGGCAGATTGTCGGCACGGCAGGATATTACCCCATCGAACGGGGTGAGCGGGCGGTTGAGATTCGCAAAATGTATCTTTTGCCTTCAGTTCGAGGGCAGGGCTTGGGTCGCTACCTGCTGAACTTGCTGGAGCAGGCCATTGCCCAGCGTGGGTTTAAGCAAATCTGGATCGAGACGGCATCGGTGCTAAAAGAAGCGGTGGTGCTGTACGAAACGTCGGGCTATCAGCCAATCTCTGGAGTAGAAACAGCTCGGTGCGATCGCGCCTATATAAAGCATCTGCCGACTTCCTAA
- the miaE gene encoding tRNA isopentenyl-2-thiomethyl-A-37 hydroxylase MiaE, whose product MNATLPTIKLLETPTAPAWLEQALGNLNTILLDHSHCERKAAGVALNLMFRYPSSEKLVRTLTGIAQEELTHFEQVNQWLERRGIALRALAPSPYGAGLKAQIRRHEPERMLDGLLVSALIEARSHERLGLLAQHCPEPELARFYRGLMASEARHYGAYWVLATHYFERSEVESRLTALAVVESELLSTLHPEPRIHS is encoded by the coding sequence GTGAATGCCACTCTGCCCACGATCAAACTGCTAGAAACGCCCACTGCCCCAGCCTGGCTGGAGCAGGCCCTAGGCAACCTCAACACGATCTTGCTGGATCATTCCCACTGCGAGCGAAAGGCTGCCGGTGTTGCCCTCAATCTGATGTTCCGCTATCCCTCCAGCGAAAAGCTAGTGCGGACGCTGACCGGCATTGCCCAGGAAGAACTCACCCATTTTGAGCAGGTCAATCAGTGGCTAGAGCGGCGGGGCATTGCCCTACGGGCACTCGCACCATCACCCTATGGAGCTGGGCTCAAGGCTCAAATTCGCCGTCATGAGCCAGAGCGAATGTTAGACGGGCTGCTGGTTTCAGCCCTGATTGAAGCTCGCAGCCATGAACGACTGGGGCTGCTGGCTCAGCACTGCCCAGAGCCTGAGCTGGCGCGATTTTACCGGGGGCTAATGGCGTCGGAGGCTCGCCATTACGGTGCTTACTGGGTGCTGGCGACTCACTATTTCGAGCGCTCCGAGGTAGAATCTCGCCTGACGGCCTTGGCCGTGGTTGAAAGCGAGCTGCTGTCCACGCTTCACCCCGAGCCTCGCATTCACAGCTAA
- the aroQ gene encoding type II 3-dehydroquinate dehydratase: protein MLTIQVLHGPNLNLLGKREPEIYGQQTLDTINQMLAEEARRLQIAIEFFQSNHEGALVDQIQAAMGQVQGILINPGAYTHTSVAIRDAIAAVAIPTVEVHLSNIHRREPFRHHSYIAPVAVGQISGFGAESYRLGLHALVNHLQSS from the coding sequence TTGTTAACCATCCAGGTACTGCATGGTCCTAACCTAAATCTCTTAGGTAAACGAGAGCCAGAGATTTATGGACAGCAAACGCTAGACACCATTAACCAAATGCTTGCTGAAGAGGCTCGACGGCTGCAGATAGCCATCGAGTTTTTTCAGTCTAATCATGAGGGTGCTCTAGTTGACCAGATCCAGGCGGCAATGGGCCAGGTTCAGGGAATTTTGATCAACCCCGGAGCCTACACTCACACCAGCGTAGCTATTCGTGATGCCATAGCAGCAGTTGCCATTCCCACAGTCGAGGTTCATCTCAGCAACATTCATCGACGAGAACCTTTTCGGCACCATTCCTACATTGCCCCAGTTGCAGTGGGTCAGATCTCTGGGTTTGGCGCTGAGAGCTATCGGCTGGGGCTACACGCTCTGGTAAACCATTTACAGTCTAGCTAA
- a CDS encoding competence/damage-inducible protein A → MNEDRMLGGAEIICVGTELLLGDILNSNAQFLAQQLADLGIPHYYQTVVGDNPIRIKRAIAIACKRSRLLIFTGGLGPTPDDLTTETLADFFDAPLEERPEVWTDIQEKFLRRGRPLAESNRKQALLPQGAEVLPNRTGSAPGLIWQPRSGLTLLTFPGVPSEMQAMWLETAVPYLKDQGWGQAAITSRMLRFWGIGEAALAEKVAPYLEQENPTVAPYAGAGEARLRISARAANQAAALALIEPVEAALLALTGLDCYGRDDDTLASVVGELLRSQQQTLAVAESCTGGGLGQMITQVSGSSIYFQGGVIAYENAVKIKLLGVEPTVLEEHGAVSALVAEQMALGVQRQLQTDWGLSITGIAGPGGGSPDKPVGLVYIGLATPPGTVYSYAHQFGHFRGRDWIRQLSACSALDHLRRILLQPHC, encoded by the coding sequence ATGAATGAGGATCGAATGCTTGGCGGTGCCGAGATTATCTGTGTCGGCACAGAGCTACTGCTGGGAGACATCTTAAATAGCAATGCTCAGTTCCTAGCTCAGCAGTTGGCTGACTTGGGCATTCCCCACTATTACCAAACAGTGGTTGGCGACAACCCGATTCGCATTAAGCGCGCCATCGCAATTGCCTGTAAGCGATCGCGGCTTTTAATTTTTACAGGCGGTCTGGGTCCTACCCCTGACGATCTGACCACAGAAACCCTGGCAGACTTTTTTGATGCGCCGCTGGAGGAGCGCCCAGAGGTGTGGACCGACATTCAGGAAAAATTTCTACGGCGGGGTCGCCCTTTGGCCGAGAGCAACCGCAAACAGGCACTGCTGCCGCAGGGAGCCGAGGTTCTGCCCAACCGCACAGGGAGCGCCCCTGGCCTGATCTGGCAGCCGCGTTCTGGGTTGACCCTACTAACGTTTCCGGGGGTGCCGAGCGAAATGCAGGCCATGTGGCTCGAAACTGCTGTTCCCTATCTCAAAGACCAAGGCTGGGGCCAGGCTGCCATTACCAGCCGAATGCTGCGATTTTGGGGCATTGGAGAGGCGGCCCTAGCGGAAAAAGTTGCGCCGTATCTGGAGCAGGAAAACCCCACCGTAGCTCCCTACGCTGGAGCCGGGGAGGCCCGCCTGAGAATCAGCGCCCGAGCCGCCAATCAGGCCGCCGCGCTGGCCCTGATCGAACCTGTAGAAGCGGCCCTGCTGGCGCTCACCGGGCTCGATTGCTATGGCCGAGACGACGATACTCTAGCTTCGGTAGTGGGGGAGTTGTTGCGATCGCAACAGCAAACCCTGGCCGTTGCCGAATCTTGCACCGGCGGTGGCTTGGGGCAGATGATCACACAGGTATCGGGCAGCTCTATCTATTTTCAAGGCGGCGTGATTGCCTACGAGAACGCAGTCAAGATCAAGCTGCTAGGGGTTGAACCCACCGTGCTAGAAGAGCATGGAGCCGTCAGCGCCCTCGTCGCCGAGCAGATGGCGCTAGGCGTCCAGCGGCAGCTCCAGACCGATTGGGGACTGAGTATTACCGGCATCGCTGGCCCCGGCGGTGGCAGCCCAGACAAGCCCGTAGGATTGGTGTACATCGGGCTAGCAACCCCACCCGGCACGGTCTACAGCTACGCTCACCAGTTCGGTCATTTCCGGGGTCGCGATTGGATTCGACAGCTCAGCGCCTGTTCAGCCCTAGATCACCTAAGGCGAATTCTGCTGCAGCCCCACTGCTAA